Proteins encoded together in one Felis catus isolate Fca126 chromosome B3, F.catus_Fca126_mat1.0, whole genome shotgun sequence window:
- the LOC101093612 gene encoding cytochrome c oxidase subunit NDUFA4-like — protein sequence MLRQIFSQAKKHPSLIPLFIFIGAGGAGPALYVLLLALFNPDVSCDRKNNPEPWNTLGPNDQYKFYSVNVNYNKLKKEGPDF from the coding sequence ATGTTACGCCAGATCTTCAGTCAGGCCAAGAAGCATCCGAGCTTGATCCCCCTCTTCATATTTATTGGAGCAGGAGGTGCTGGACCAGCACTATATGTCTTGCTCCTGGCGTTGTTCAATCCAGATGTCAGTTGTGACAGGAAGAATAACCCAGAACCGTGGAACACACTGGGTCCCAATGATCAATACAAGTTCTACTCAGTGAACGTAAATTATAACAAACTGAAGAAAGAAGGTCCAGACTTCTAA